The following are encoded together in the Citrus sinensis cultivar Valencia sweet orange chromosome 1, DVS_A1.0, whole genome shotgun sequence genome:
- the LOC102623160 gene encoding auxin-responsive protein IAA18 isoform X2 gives MKRNPGLRSMISDDKKLELRLAPPSPEQDKFPIFLGHSTRNNGFHGAKRAFEDTLRSQGVAGKQEGFLKSSSSVVAEILYPDKNAFSVAANTAVTNGSNKRTAPAPVVGWPPIGSFRKNLAAGGSSLSKPDTKPDETTEERIAAKSESLKTNLFVKINMEGVPIGRKINLSAYNSYEELSFAIDELFKGLLPVQQDLFAAGCKNKMEGSKIDTSSVAKSDEYTLLYEDNEGDRMLVGDVPWHMFVSTVKKLLVLKSSELSTVQTFGVEKEKTAT, from the exons atgaaaagaaatccTGGGTTGCGTAGCATGATCTCTGATGACAAAAAACTGGAATTGAGGCTTGCTCCTCCAAGTCCAGAACAAGATAAGTTTCCAATCTTTCTCGGTCACAGTACCAGAAATAACGGTTTCCATGGAGCCAAAAGAGCATTTGAAGACACATTGAGGTCTCAAGGAGTGGCTGGTAAGCAAGAGGGCTTCTTGAAGTCAAGTAGCTCTGTAGTGGCAGAGATACTGTACCCAGATAAGAATGCATTCTCAGTTGCTGCAAATACAGCTGTTACCAATGGCTCCAATAAGAG AACTGCACCTGCTCCAGTAGTTGGATGGCCTCCAATCGGCTCGTTCAGGAAAAATCTTGCTGCCGGTGGCAGCAGCTTGTCAAAGCCAGATACCAAGCCAGATGAAACAACAGAGGAGAGAATTGCTGCAAAATCTGAAAGTCTCAAGACTAATCTGTTTGTGAAAATCAACATGGAAGGTGTCCCCattggaaggaaaataaatctCAGTGCATATAACAGCTATGAGGAACTTTCCTTTGCCATTGATGAACTCTTCAAAGGTTTACTTCCAG TTCAACAAGATCTATTTGCTGCTGGATGCAAAAACAAGATGGAAGGGTCGAAAATAGACACAAGTTCAGTAGCCAAAAGCGATGAATATACATTACTTTATGAGGATAACGAAGGAGACAGGATGCTTGTTGGTGATGTTCCATGGCA CATGTTTGTATCCACTGTGAAGAAGCTGCTTGTATTGAAGAGCTCTGAACTTTCAACGGTACAAA cttTTGGcgttgagaaagaaaagactGCCACTTGA
- the LOC102623160 gene encoding auxin-responsive protein IAA2 isoform X1: MKRNPGLRSMISDDKKLELRLAPPSPEQDKFPIFLGHSTRNNGFHGAKRAFEDTLRSQGVAGKQEGFLKSSSSVVAEILYPDKNAFSVAANTAVTNGSNKRTAPAPVVGWPPIGSFRKNLAAGGSSLSKPDTKPDETTEERIAAKSESLKTNLFVKINMEGVPIGRKINLSAYNSYEELSFAIDELFKGLLPGEASLHKIQQDLFAAGCKNKMEGSKIDTSSVAKSDEYTLLYEDNEGDRMLVGDVPWHMFVSTVKKLLVLKSSELSTVQTFGVEKEKTAT; this comes from the exons atgaaaagaaatccTGGGTTGCGTAGCATGATCTCTGATGACAAAAAACTGGAATTGAGGCTTGCTCCTCCAAGTCCAGAACAAGATAAGTTTCCAATCTTTCTCGGTCACAGTACCAGAAATAACGGTTTCCATGGAGCCAAAAGAGCATTTGAAGACACATTGAGGTCTCAAGGAGTGGCTGGTAAGCAAGAGGGCTTCTTGAAGTCAAGTAGCTCTGTAGTGGCAGAGATACTGTACCCAGATAAGAATGCATTCTCAGTTGCTGCAAATACAGCTGTTACCAATGGCTCCAATAAGAG AACTGCACCTGCTCCAGTAGTTGGATGGCCTCCAATCGGCTCGTTCAGGAAAAATCTTGCTGCCGGTGGCAGCAGCTTGTCAAAGCCAGATACCAAGCCAGATGAAACAACAGAGGAGAGAATTGCTGCAAAATCTGAAAGTCTCAAGACTAATCTGTTTGTGAAAATCAACATGGAAGGTGTCCCCattggaaggaaaataaatctCAGTGCATATAACAGCTATGAGGAACTTTCCTTTGCCATTGATGAACTCTTCAAAGGTTTACTTCCAGGTGAAGCTTCACTACATAAAA TTCAACAAGATCTATTTGCTGCTGGATGCAAAAACAAGATGGAAGGGTCGAAAATAGACACAAGTTCAGTAGCCAAAAGCGATGAATATACATTACTTTATGAGGATAACGAAGGAGACAGGATGCTTGTTGGTGATGTTCCATGGCA CATGTTTGTATCCACTGTGAAGAAGCTGCTTGTATTGAAGAGCTCTGAACTTTCAACGGTACAAA cttTTGGcgttgagaaagaaaagactGCCACTTGA
- the LOC102622854 gene encoding mitochondrial import inner membrane translocase subunit TIM17-2-like, giving the protein MGTPETSREPCPDRILDDVGGAFGMGAVGGAAFHFLKGTYNSPSGARLSGGTQAVRMNAPRVGGSFAVWGGLFSTFDCTMVYLRQKEDPWNSIIAGAATGGFLSMRQGLGSASRSALFGGVLLALIEGAGIMLNKVLSAPQNMPMMEEPAPNMAGVPGYPMGQMPGQVPVPVESSSPSSSSSSSWFGGFFGGKKEDEATSGGSKTEVLESFDAPPVPSFEYK; this is encoded by the coding sequence ATGGGAACCCCTGAAACTTCTCGAGAGCCTTGCCCTGACCGTATTCTTGATGATGTTGGTGGTGCATTCGGAATGGGTGCGGTTGGAGGTGCCGCATTCCACTTCTTGAAAGGCACATATAATTCCCCGTCAGGTGCACGTTTAAGTGGAGGAACTCAAGCAGTACGTATGAATGCCCCTCGAGTTGGCGGCAGTTTTGCTGTGTGGGGCGGCCTCTTCTCTACTTTTGATTGCACAATGGTGTATCTCCGACAAAAGGAAGACCCATGGAACTCAATTATAGCTGGTGCTGCCACTGGGGGGTTTCTTTCAATGCGGCAAGGGTTGGGTTCTGCTTCCAGGTCGGCTTTGTTTGGTGGGGTCTTGCTTGCTTTGATTGAAGGAGCTGGGATCATGTTAAATAAGGTTCTCAGTGCACCGCAGAATATGCCTATGATGGAAGAGCCGGCTCCCAACATGGCTGGTGTGCCTGGATATCCTATGGGGCAAATGCCAGGTCAAGTACCAGTACCAGTTGAGAGTTCATCACCATCCTCATCTTCCTCGTCTTCATGGTTTGGAGGGTTTTTCGGTGGTAAAAAGGAAGACGAAGCAACCAGTGGTGGAAGTAAAACAGAggttttggagagctttgATGCTCCTCCAGTGCCATCATTTGAGTACAAGTGA
- the LOC102622358 gene encoding amino acid permease 8, producing the protein MNHEIESEICEISVDPVKVANGEVDDDGRSRRTGTVWTASAHIITAIVGSGVLSLAWGLAQLGWIIGIATLVIFSGISLYTSGLLAECYRAPNSVKRNYTYRDAVKNYLGGRKYKALGLVQYTLLCGAMVGYTITASISMVAISKSNCYHKEGHKAPCKYSYNPYMMALGIVEILLSQIPNFHKLSWLSTIAASMSFSYAGIGMGLSFAKIVSGHGEKTTLTGVEIGLDLTAADKTWRIFQAIGNMAFACSYAAILIEIQDTLKSSPPEQEVMKKANTIATFTATTLYLMCGCLGYAALGNHAQGNILTGFGFYEPFWLIDLANFFIVVHLLGAYQVLAQPVFGVVESWAGNRWPKSKFINDEHHLGIGKNNSKFSVNFFRLIWRTAFVAMATLISMAFPFFNEVLAFLGAIAYWPMTVYFPMEMYIVRKEIKRGTICWFGLHLVNLVCLLAALAAGCGSIQGVNQALHTYKLFKFTQ; encoded by the exons ATGAATCACGAGATTGAGTCAGAGATATGTGAAATCAGTGTGGATCCAGTTAAAGTTGCAAATGGGGaagttgatgatgatggaaGATCTAGAAGAACTG GGACTGTGTGGACTGCAAGTGCACATATAATTACAGCAATTGTTGGTTCTGGAGTGCTCTCACTTGCCTGGGGTTTGGCTCAGCTGGGTTGGATCATCGGCATAGCCACTCTCGTAATTTTCTCAGGGATATCATTGTATACATCTGGTCTCTTAGCAGAATGTTACAGAGCTCCAAACTCTGTGAAGAGGAATTACACATATAGGGATGCTGTTAAAAACTACTTGG GTGGCAGAAAGTACAAGGCTCTTGGGTTGGTCCAATATACCCTCCTATGTGGAGCAATGGTAGGCTATACAATCACGGCATCAATTAGCATGGT GGCCATAAGCAAATCAAATTGTTACCATAAAGAAGGTCATAAAGCTCCTTGCAAGTATTCCTACAATCCGTACATGATGGCACTTGGAATAGTGGAGATTCTTTTGTCTCAGATCCCAAACTTCCATAAGCTGTCATGGCTCTCCACCATCGCGGCAAGCATGTCCTTTTCGTATGCTGGAATTGGGATGGGACTATCATTTGCAAAGATTGTCTCAG GACATGGAGAAAAGACCACTCTAACAGGAGTTGAAATTGGACTGGATTTAACTGCCGCAGATAAAACCTGGAGGATATTTCAAGCAATTGGCAATATGGCATTTGCTTGTTCATATGCTGCGATCTTGATTGAAATCCAA gaCACATTGAAGTCATCTCCTCCTGAACAAGAAGTGATGAAGAAAGCTAACACTATAGCTACATTTACAGCAACAACTTTGTACCTGATGTGCGGTTGCCTTGGCTACGCTGCATTAGGGAACCATGCACAAGGCAACATTTTGACTGGATTTGGATTTTATGAGCCCTTTTGGCTGATAGATTTGGCAAATTTCTTCATAGTAGTGCACCTATTGGGTGCTTATCAG GTACTGGCTCAGCCAGTGTTCGGCGTGGTTGAGTCATGGGCTGGAAATAGGTGGCCTAAATCAAAGTTCATAAATGACGAGCACCATTTGGGCATTGGCAAGAATAATTCCAAGTTCAGTGTCAATTTCTTCAGGTTAATTTGGAGGACAGCTTTTGTGGCGATGGCAACACTTATTTCTATGGCATTCCCTTTCTTCAATGAAGTACTTGCATTCCTCGGAGCCATAGCGTACTGGCCGATGACGGTCTATTTTCCTATGGAGATGTACATTGTCCGCAAAGAAATAAAACGAGGAACGATCTGCTGGTTTGGGCTCCACCTTGTGAACTTGGTGTGCTTGCTTGCTGCATTGGCCGCAGGATGTGGATCCATTCAAGGCGTGAACCAAGCTCTCCATACCTACAAGCTCTTCAAGTTTACACAGTAA
- the LOC102610168 gene encoding amino acid permease 8-like isoform X1, with protein MIVFTLGFARMGEIDEEIEQANNISSMDAQAYKVADGGVDDDGRSKRTGTVWTASAHIVTAIVGSGVLSLAWGIAQLGWITGVSTLLIFSSISLYSSGLLADCYRAPLSGNRNHTYRAAVKTYLGGRKHKICGLVQYVLLVGMVVGYTITAAISMLTIRKSNCFQKRGHGAQCKFSNNPFMIGIGIVEMFLSQIPNIHKLSWLSIIAAIMSVSYAGIGMGLAFTKAVLGHGETTSLTGEEIGPNLTAADKTWGMFSAIGNIAFACAYLQILIEIQDTLKSSPPENKVMKKANVIATLTATTLYMLCGCFGYAALGNHAPGNLLAGFYKPFWLVDMANSFIVVHLLGAYQVMAQPVFYVIESWASTRWPKSKFVTKEYPVTIGKNNLKFSVNLFRLTWRTIFVVMATLLSMALPFFNEVLGLLGALAYWPLTVYFPLEMYIAQKNIKRGTSWWFGLQLLNLVCFLAALGAACSSIHGLYKALHTYKPLKVTQ; from the exons ATGATAGTGTTCACACTTGGATTTGCTAGGATGGGAGAAAtagatgaagaaattgaacaagctaataatatttcaagtATGGATGCACAGGCTTACAAAGTTGCAGATGGTGGGGTCGATGATGATGGAAGATCTAAAAGAACtg GGACTGTGTGGACTGCAAGTGCACATATAGTCACAGCAATTGTAGGATCTGGAGTGCTGTCACTGGCATGGGGCATAGCACAGCTTGGATGGATCACCGGTGTGTCCACTCTGTTAATATTCTCCAGCATATCCTTATATTCATCAGGTCTCTTAGCAGACTGTTACAGAGCTCCACTTTCTGGAAACCGAAATCACACATACAGGGCTGCTGTCAAAACTTATTTGG GAGGAAGAAAACACAAGATTTGTGGCTTGGTTCAGTATGTCCTCCTTGTTGGAATGGTAGTAGGCTATACGATCACTGCAGCAATAAGCATGCT GACCATAcgaaaatcaaattgttttcAGAAAAGAGGTCATGGAGCTCAATGCAAGTTTTCGAACAATCCATTCATGATTGGAATAGGAATTGTTGAAATGTTTCTGTCTCAGATCCCGAATATTCATAAGCTGTCATGGCTCTCCATCATTGCTGCAATCATGTCTGTTTCGTATGCAGGCATTGGCATGGGATTAGCATTCACGAAGGCTGTCTtgg GACATGGAGAAACGACCTCTCTGACAGGAGAAGAAATTGGACCAAATTTGACCGCAGCAGATAAAACATGGGGGATGTTTAGCGCAATTGGCAATATTGCTTTTGCTTGCGCGTATTTGCAGATCTTGATTGAGATCCAA GACACCCTGAAGTCATCTCCCCCTGAAAACAAAGTGATGAAGAAGGCCAACGTAATAGCCACACTGACAGCAACAACTTTATATATGCTTTGCGGTTGCTTTGGCTATGCTGCATTAGGGAACCATGCACCAGGCAACCTGTTGGCTGGCTTTTACAAGCCCTTTTGGTTAGTCGACATGGCCAATTCCTTCATTGTCGTGCACCTATTAGGCGCATACCAG GTTATGGCTCAACCAGTATTTTACGTGATTGAATCATGGGCTAGTACAAGGTGGCCTAAATCAAAGTTTGTGACGAAAGAGTATCCTGTAACCATCGgcaaaaacaacttaaaatttaGTGTCAACTTGTTCAGGCTAACTTGGAGAACAATTTTTGTGGTAATGGCAACACTTCTGTCCATGGCGTTGCCCTTCTTCAACGAAGTGCTAGGTCTCCTCGGTGCCTTGGCTTACTGGCCATTGACAGTTTATTTCCCTCTGGAGATGTACATTGcccaaaaaaatatcaaaagagGAACAAGCTGGTGGTTTGGGCTGCAGCTTCTGAACTTGGTGTGCTTTCTTGCTGCGTTGGGTGCGGCATGTAGCTCGATTCATGGCCTGTACAAGGCTCTCCATACCTACAAGCCTTTGAAGGTCACACAGTAA
- the LOC102610168 gene encoding amino acid permease 8-like isoform X2 produces MIVFTLGFARMGEIDEEIEQANNISSMDAQAYKVADGGVDDDGRSKRTGTVWTASAHIVTAIVGSGVLSLAWGIAQLGWITGVSTLLIFSSISLYSSGLLADCYRAPLSGNRNHTYRAAVKTYLGGRKHKICGLVQYVLLVGMVVGYTITAAISMLTIRKSNCFQKRGHGAQCKFSNNPFMIGIGIVEMFLSQIPNIHKLSWLSIIAAIMSVSYAGIGMGLAFTKAVLGHGETTSLTGEEIGPNLTAADKTWGMFSAIGNIAFACAYLQILIEIQDTLKSSPPENKVMKKANVIATLTATTLYMLCGCFGYAALGNHAPGNLLAGFYKPFWLVDMANSFIVVHLLGAYQANLENNFCGNGNTSVHGVALLQRSARSPRCLGLLAIDSLFPSGDVHCPKKYQKRNKLVVWAAASELGVLSCCVGCGM; encoded by the exons ATGATAGTGTTCACACTTGGATTTGCTAGGATGGGAGAAAtagatgaagaaattgaacaagctaataatatttcaagtATGGATGCACAGGCTTACAAAGTTGCAGATGGTGGGGTCGATGATGATGGAAGATCTAAAAGAACtg GGACTGTGTGGACTGCAAGTGCACATATAGTCACAGCAATTGTAGGATCTGGAGTGCTGTCACTGGCATGGGGCATAGCACAGCTTGGATGGATCACCGGTGTGTCCACTCTGTTAATATTCTCCAGCATATCCTTATATTCATCAGGTCTCTTAGCAGACTGTTACAGAGCTCCACTTTCTGGAAACCGAAATCACACATACAGGGCTGCTGTCAAAACTTATTTGG GAGGAAGAAAACACAAGATTTGTGGCTTGGTTCAGTATGTCCTCCTTGTTGGAATGGTAGTAGGCTATACGATCACTGCAGCAATAAGCATGCT GACCATAcgaaaatcaaattgttttcAGAAAAGAGGTCATGGAGCTCAATGCAAGTTTTCGAACAATCCATTCATGATTGGAATAGGAATTGTTGAAATGTTTCTGTCTCAGATCCCGAATATTCATAAGCTGTCATGGCTCTCCATCATTGCTGCAATCATGTCTGTTTCGTATGCAGGCATTGGCATGGGATTAGCATTCACGAAGGCTGTCTtgg GACATGGAGAAACGACCTCTCTGACAGGAGAAGAAATTGGACCAAATTTGACCGCAGCAGATAAAACATGGGGGATGTTTAGCGCAATTGGCAATATTGCTTTTGCTTGCGCGTATTTGCAGATCTTGATTGAGATCCAA GACACCCTGAAGTCATCTCCCCCTGAAAACAAAGTGATGAAGAAGGCCAACGTAATAGCCACACTGACAGCAACAACTTTATATATGCTTTGCGGTTGCTTTGGCTATGCTGCATTAGGGAACCATGCACCAGGCAACCTGTTGGCTGGCTTTTACAAGCCCTTTTGGTTAGTCGACATGGCCAATTCCTTCATTGTCGTGCACCTATTAGGCGCATACCAG GCTAACTTGGAGAACAATTTTTGTGGTAATGGCAACACTTCTGTCCATGGCGTTGCCCTTCTTCAACGAAGTGCTAGGTCTCCTCGGTGCCTTGGCTTACTGGCCATTGACAGTTTATTTCCCTCTGGAGATGTACATTGcccaaaaaaatatcaaaagagGAACAAGCTGGTGGTTTGGGCTGCAGCTTCTGAACTTGGTGTGCTTTCTTGCTGCGTTGGGTGCGGCATGTAG